The sequence ATCTATGTGTAATAAAGAATGCAAAGGTGTTCCATCTTCAGCTTATattctccctgctcccccccccttttttttttaattaaggtaTTCTGTAAGAAGTTAGGTAAAGTATGTTAAAGTACAATAAAATCCATCTCTAGCCATGGTTGTTTTGTAATTGTAGTCCTTAACAGAAACTTAGTAGGGTTTTTTGCCATGAATGCTGTCTTCTAGCATTAATGTTTCTTGTTGGCATGAACGGTTTCTTCCACAGCAGTATGTTTTAGTCTTATTGTGCCAACCCAGAAacgcaattttttttttcctgcagcagtctgtaaactgaaaaaaaattgattatGTTTTGTCAGAGCGTGAAAGCTTACCTCGATCTCTGCTTGAGATTTGTCTAGGAGCAGAACAAGCATTCAGTTTTGTGATGAAGAAACTCAAATTCTGCTATGAAATGTGactgtttttaatgtatatacGTTGATGTTGTATCTAGCTACCCTATAAGCTTCTCAATAGCGTAAGtagtataaataaaatgttaactGAGAAGACTAGAgaagaactatttttttattttttttggggggggacgAAGGGAAGGGTTATTGCTCCAAACTTTGCTAGCATACCATTTGagaaagttattttattattttgttccaACTTTATTTATTGCTGATATGCTTATTGCCTTGACTagtatttcaaaatgtcagCTTCTGGTCTGGAATAGGAGCAGAACCTTTACAGCCAAACATAGGCTGACTGCAATTTGACTGTTAGATAGTTTAAGAGAGAAGATGCTTAGCACTTCCGGAGCGGCGGAGGAAATTACTAAGTAGAGAGTCTATATGAGCTAGATGCTTGGGCAAAATAGGGGTTGaatgaaaaggaggaaagaaaataacatcaaaaaaCTTCATCTGATTTCAGGTCAGGCAAATATTAAATTGAGTTGTGAAGTgagggcttttgttttgttttctctgaatgaCCTACCCTGCTACCTGTAAAATATGTCAGTCTGAGAGTTAACTTTTAATCAAATTTATAAAAGGGCCTGCACTTTTGCAATGCAAATAATAAGATACCCTGATTTGTATTCTGGGTAGTAGCATACATGCAAAATAACTTtgacttaaaaaatatattttttaaaaagtgttaagTGTTTTAAGGGCTTGCAAAGCTTGGGGGCTTCTTAGGTGTTATAGCTTCAAAAAGTTCTTTAAGTATATGTGAAAACACTGAGTGTTGTAAACAAATCATAGAAAAGACATGTTGCTTCTCCCTGTTAcatatatttgtttcatttctttatcaTCTCTTTGTCCCTCCCTTTTATACTGTAGCTTGGCATGTATTACATTCATATTTTGGAGCAATCAAACAAGCTTTATCAGGTTGAATTTTCAAAACTACATTTTATGGCTTGTGGACACGCTatttcaataaacaaatatacTCATCAAATAACTTATTACCTCAGTGTTTGAACTTTTAAGTTTTAATTGCAGTCACTTGTGTATTGCAGTCACTAGCAGTGTGGTGTGCAGTCAGTCAGTGGTAAGTATGTCAAAAATGTGTACATTGTGAACTTAGAAATGGTATGTAATATTTTCTGCTGAGTATAAAAATGATCCTTTTTAAACAGCTGTAATTTTCTGTCCCTGTTTGTAGCTGCTTTCCAGTTGGAGACCATGGCATAGCGTGGGTTCCTTAATATATGTACATGTTACACAGCTTGAGTGAGAATGGGTAggttggtttgtttatttttgaagtattttctgaaaaaataatagaaacttGTAGATCAGAATTTTGCTTGGTTATGTCAGCAGGTGGggatttagaaaaagaaattgcattCAGTTGGTATAGTCATGCTTTCTAGAAAAATAGCATACCCTGCAAAGAGGTTGCAAAAGGAGGGAAGGTAAAATAAGGATTTTGCAGTTAAGGAAGCATCTCTTTATGAAGTCCATGAGGCAATCAGTGCAAGAAAAACTAAACCCAAAAACATTAACCATCCACTCACCACACATGGCAACATTGTCTTCACATTCCCAGTGGTAACTTTCTATCTTAGGGTGACAACCTGCTCGTTCTGCCTTACCATAGCAGCAGTCATGGTTAAAGCAGCAcctgagagaaacagaaatgggTTTGCCTTAATTTTACTGTAGTAATTTACAGTCACATAATCCAGATGGCTTTTATCAGCATATTTAGTACGTTGTAAAGtaataaaacagtaaatgtaTGAATGTGCAAAGAGTTGCCTAACTGAATCAAAACAGGATAACTGTTTAACAGATAATATAGACATTAAGTATtctttcaggggaaaaaagtgtCTGATACACATTGATTTAGTTGAACTTTCCCTTTCATCTGTAAGAATCTATCAAGTATTCtcagttttaaacaaaatgcCTACCCCCTCCCTTTTAGCCCCTTTCAAGAAGATGATTAAACACCAGTATAGTTTGTCAGATAATAAGTGACTTATTTTTCTGCCAATTATTGATGACTTTTGTAACAATTTCGGCGGAGGGAAGAGTTAGATGAGAAAACTTGTTAGGCCAAAGCATATTaccaaaaatgtcttttcatgGCAAAGTCCTTAGATGGTGCAGGTGAACTGTTCAGTAACGCATAGGCATGGCTGCAGTTTAATGTCATATACCTAAAACTGTTTACTCCCTATcatacaaaaaaatagaaaattaccCCAGATCATGCTTTAAAGGTTATTCTTTCCACATTTGAGACAATGAATTCATAGACTTTCTATCACACTGTGGAACTAAACAGTATAGGTAAGTGTTAATGGCATAttttaatgcttaaaaaaaaataattattcatatGGTGTGGAAACACTGCAAGCCCAGAATAGCAAGTAGGGAAGGACCTGAATTCAGATAGATAGTTTGCAAGTCTTTGCTGCAGactgttctttttccttagTGGAAGAACAGGATGCATCTGCAAGCTTTTTGCATTCAGTCATTGTTACCTCCTGGTAGCCTACAACTATCATATTATAGTATGTATGTGATGTTTAGCAATGGTGTTTAGGTTGCCTGAGGAATCTGTTTGCAAGAGACCTCATGGCATTGACTTTTTCTCActtgaaatgactttttttgtaTGCTTGTTAAATAATTACATGGTAATTGTACAGCAATCTTCACTTAAACATCCTGTAGTACTTTACAGGCATTTTGCTATTCAATTTTTAAGTAGCTCAATACATCCATTTTACATGTATGAATAAGTGTCTtccaagaaacaaaagaaaaaaatggactcAGAGTCTTCATAGCAGGACTAAGGTAAATAAACCAGGAAGtatgtccttttcttttcttttttttttttttgccacagtTCAGTCTATCTTCATGTCTCTACAGAAATAGCAGTCTTATTAAGAATGCCTCTCTTATATTTTTAGAATAACTTTAGACCTAATTTAagaatttaatataaaaaacaaatgcttctgTATTTTAGATGTCttataaaagcaataaaaattgtCTCCATTTGAAAGTTATTGCGATAAGCATAAATTTAAATTGCAGTAAGTATTATACAAATAATTCCATTACAGACATTCTTGCTTCCGATTaagtatttctgtaatttcacTTAAATTGTTTTCAGACCTAATTCTGAATGTAAACAGTTCACAGTGTAGCTCATGACTATAAGAAATACAATTTGGTAAGAGTGTTTGATGCTACATGTTAATTAGTGCCAAATACTAATTTGGTCAAATGCAGAAGCAGAGTAATAAGCCACTTCTGGCTTGTTCTTAATATTACATAGCCATGGCTTGTGCAGAATAAGCTTCTTGCTATTATGGGACTTCTGTAAAGTGAGAAATAGACTCACAAGGAAAGATTAGCAAACTATAGATGCTTCACCACTATCTTTGGTTGTGCAATTAACTATAACTAATAACAGATCCTTCTTTTCATGTGTTCCCAGCCATAAAGCAGCAACCACAAATACTCtcttttaaaacaacagaactTATGTGCAAAAGCTTGAAATACATATGAAAAGATCCTAAAAGTTTAAGATCTGAACACAACTACTCCGTGCAAAAAACTCGGATGCAAGCTTTCTGTATGTCTTTCTGTATGTTCTACCCCAAATGTAAGTGTCaggtatttgttttaatttgttttacaaTATAATCTGGTTGGAAAGTGATAACCAAGAGGTAACATATGGTGGGGAAATTTATTGTTATAATGATAACCTTGAAAAcgtaaaagttttatttaacttttatttaactACAATAACCATGAAATCATCTCCCTGACAGCTAACATTCAATTATTAGTTAAATTGATGGTAGTCAGTATAATAAGGTCTCATACTAGATTTAAAAGGACTGGTTTTATAATTATTGTAGTAATGATTCATAGCTCCTCTTattcaaaagttatttttcacagGTTGAATTTTGCACAACTTTCTATGTACTATTCATCCCATTTTATTAGTGTTCAAAACAGAATTGGAATCAAAAGACTTGCAATTGGGGCTTTTTTAATAGATAGTTTGAATGTTTGAGTTTTTAAAACGTCTCTAAGAAGACTTCAGTTTTCAGCCaagcagcaacagcaagaaAACTCAGTTGTACCATGAAACAAATATTAATGCAGTAAGACTTTGAGATAAAGACTCATGTAGGTCTACAGTGATACTATTTAAATAACTTCAGAGTTTCTTAGCATTCTGAAGAATTTAGAGTCAGTTCCCTTGTTGATGTTAAATAGGCCTAATTCATATTTGAGtcctttttctctgtcatttgCAAGCATTCAGCACTTTGCTACTCAGATAAATAGTTACTCTTACCAATCTACTCTGTCCTTGGgccatcctcttcctcccagtCCACAGTAGCATCCATATCGTAGGTAGGCAAAAGGAGATCGTCCTGTAGTACATCTAATGGCTCCGGCTAATTCCAGAATTCCTCTTTTGTTCCTTAAACGGGCTTCCCCAAGAGTGCCTCTATAAACTATGGAAGAAAAACTTTGCATTGAATCTAATGTGCAGACACAGTCATTTAtgttattagtatttattttaactttgatAATATATATCAGTACTTTGAAATAATGCTCCATTCTCTTTTTGAAACTCTGGGGGACAGTGATTGACTGTCCTTGACCCAATCCCTTTTCCCCTACTTGGTAGTGAGCAGAATACTGAACAGCATTCAGAAAAGGTGTTGTGTTTTCCTCCCATAAAGGCAGCATATAATGACAGACTTCAGtcatttctgttcttaaaaCTGGCTAGAGCTAGCATGTTCTGTGGTCTAGATCCACAAGTCTGCTAGGACTAGATGTACTAAGTGTTGACTTTCTCCTTATCCTAAAATGCAATTTTGCCTATGTTATTactttatataatataaaattcaCACTTGTACAAGTATATCCTTTTTCATGgggtacttttttttccactaaagtATCCTAATTTCTAGGTTGAGATGCCAAGTAACTGATTTTACTGGGGGAGAGAGGAATTTCTGTTGTTATAATAAGTTGAAGGGATGAAGGGTGTGTGTATAAATTTGGGAGGGAATTCTTTTTGTTGATGTATGTGAAGGTTGTGAAGACTGTATgattaatgtatattttaatgataattCCCCTTCAGGGAGCAGAGAAGCATGTGGGTGCTTGGAATCATTTATAGGGAAGTTAGAAAAAATGTTGGTTGTTTAAGGGATTCTCACCATCATTTCTACAGAACAAGACTATTGAAGGACTTTATTGTAGCCATCAGTTCAATACTAAAGCTGTCAGGTCCTGGGCAGATTAACGTTGGGACACCATGTGACTCTTTTTAGGGCTTCAGGTCATCCTTCAGCTTTAGCTAACACATCAAAGACCCTGGATGGTAAATAGGCAGCATTTCCTTGCACTGAAGGCTCCAAcctattttcagaaatttttaaGTCTTAAGTTATTTTTACACCAGCATTGAAAACATTACCTTTGCTATCAGTACAGGCTCAataaattactggaaaaaaatgttgcagtaAGACTGCAGCATTACAAACTAAAACAGCTCATAATCTTAAGTGGTTAGTTTTGCTAGTCCTGTAGCTAGCCAGTAACAACTGAAGGAACGACGTTAGTGGCTAACGGCAAAGCCAGGTTTGCTGTACATGATGTTAGTAACTGACGAAACCCCAGAAGCAAGTGAAGAATGTACAGAGTGTATCTTGGTTCTTGGCTGCTGGGTAAGGAAGGTGTAGGAGGGCAacaagacagaaagagaaaggtaAGAACTTCCAAATCACATTTCTGGTTACATCACAGTTGTCTGTTAACTTCGGAGAAATCACAATCCCATATTTAAATCCAGGTAAAATGGAAGTTGTCTACTCCATGGCGAGCTCAAGTATAATTTTTTTGAAGTATGCCacataaattaaaaggaaatgaaatctttATCCTTGGAATTTTTCGATGTTACAGCATCTGGACATCCAGGTATAAAGCAAGGCTGTATTGTACCAGATGCTCAAAACGAGGCTGAAGGAAAGGTTTGTTCCAACAGCTTTATAACCCAAGTATAATAAAAGCAATGAAGGATGCTCCTAGAACTCACATAATGACGGAAACAGGAGGAGTATTAGCACGGTAATGATAGTGTTAGTGTATTAGCAGCACaataaatgtttacaaaatattttatcagaacTTCCATGGAataaagccaaagaaaatgttaaaatttcagGTGTTCCTGCTCTCAAAAGAAACCTTTACAGACAGGTATTTGGAGGTTAGGGGGGAAACAAAACTAACAAGAGATCAGCAAACTCAAGTTTAAATGGATGTGATATACCTGATTTGGAAGTAAAGgttgaaggaaaaacaatgcTATACCAATTTTAAGATTActttacacattaaaaatagcagATGGGGACACAAACACAATCTATTCAGTTCTACGTGATTCTAATGAATAAACCACAGAGATTAAAAGCTACCAGGTGACTTTTTGAAGAGTGAAATTAAGTTAACAGTGAAGGCAGCCTGAGAGAAAGTAACACTAAGTAATCACATTATGTTGGTGTCCTGCCTGATTTCAAATCAGTAATTTTGTTGCCCAAATTGGAGTCCTGCCACATTTGGAGAGTTTAAAATTCATTGTACCTTCATGGTTTGTCACCTGTATGAACTCTTAAGCATTTTGATTGTGCTATACATGGTTATAGAATTATACAAtactttgggttggaagggacaatGTAATAATTAATATGTTTTTGTGAGATGTTTTCTGCCTCAGAAATGGTCTTTCTCACCTCATCTTGTTGCACAGACTACTGATACGCCATCTCTATGAACTGTGGTCGCGTATAAACTATGAACAGATAAATTTGCCTGGTACTGTGGACCAAGCATTGAGAAACAGGTAAATTgcatttcccttcctcctcactGCCTACAGAATGGGTGACTGCGATGCTTGACTCAGCTGTCGGGCTGAAGCCAGGCTCTCTCTGTAATGATTGCTCTAGGCTGGCACAAGCAGTGAAACAgtctttcattgttttccttaatGTTCTTGCTGAGGTTTGGGCTGTGCAAAGGATGAAGTCTTGGAGGATGATCAAAATGCAGAAGGAATAATAGGGGCACTCTGAAGTGAGGAAGCAGAATTGGGGCAGTGAGCCTTGTGGAACATAAAGTTGGCCCCATTATGCAAGCACGTTACCTTGTGGTCTTTAAtcaggtgacttttttttttttccccagacccCTGATTCATTCTGTACAGAGGATATGCTGTAAGAACAGGTCAAGGCTCTTGTCCTTAAGGTCTTTCTATTTGTGAGATTTAGTTTGCTGAATTTGCAAGTGGTTTAAGAATGTGTGGAAAAGTGCAAGAAGACAAAAGCGAATCTCTTAGTTAAAGCAGCTGAATGCTATTCTGGAAAACTGGATTTTATCCTTACAGCTGTTAGAGAGGTTCAGCATGAGGTTAGTTTTAACCCTTTAAAACAATGCCTCTCAATGGTCCCAGCCTGCTGAATATCCCAGGGCTAGAGAAACAAATTACGAGTGTACTGCTGAGAGCTAGGCTTTGAGCAGTTGATGTTTCCTGTCATTTAAAGTAGCAGAAAATAAGATTGGGTTCTGTCATTTCACCATGGAAACCTAAAATTAGtagatgcttttatttatgtgttAACTTAGCTACCTATCTGTAAAAGAGGGATGATGATGGTATAGTTTCAAAAAAGTGTGGAGTAAGTACATTCAGGCACTATGCTGATGAATGCCTCAGAAAATCTATGAGGAAATGGAATAAATTATTACAACCGGTCTCTAATACTGTTTAAGAAACAGGATATTAATTTAATAAGtaggggacaaaaaaaaattaaatacctgCTAAGTGAGCAGTCTGTTATAGTCAGGTACGAGGCAGGGGTCCTTTAACTACATTCCCGTGTTGTAACTTACTCCCGAGGAATGAGTCGGTCTCTATGAATAAGCCCGCTGTAGCTGTGCAGACAATCCTAGCACCAGCAATTCCTTACTTCAGGACTGCTTTGTGCCTCGGGTGTCTTATGCCCTGAGCTGGGTATGGTAAAACATCCTGCCTCTGTGGAAAGGTTATTACACCTGCAGTTGGGTTTTACGTACCAAACTTTTACACATTTTGCCTATTACTGATGAACTTCtgttaaggggggggggggggagaaaggcAGCAAAGCTCCCCCCAAGATGCAAAGCCCCCTTCCAGCCTCCCCCcggcccagcagctccccttgTCGGGGGCAGGTCTTAGGCCGGGGTCGCAGCCCCTGTAGCCCTGCCCCCGAGCCCCGTCCGCAGCCCCAGGGCACtcaccagccagcagcagcagcagcagcagcagcagcggggccgggcggggcgccATGGGCAGCGGGGGCGAGCAGCGCGGCCTCGCTCTGCGGCCGTCGTGCGGGACTGAGCCGGGGCCGCCCTCGCCGGCCCTAAGAGGCTGCCCCCGGGCCGGACACCGCGCTCCCGAGAAGGGAGGAGCCGCGCTGGGGGCCCCAGCTGAGCGGGGACAACCCCGCTCCGCTCTCAGTGCGGCTCAGCCTCGAGGCGAGGGGCCGAGCAGCTCGGCTCTGCTGCGGGGTGGTGCCCAGCGCCGGGTTCGTGCGCTGAACCGGGAGGCCGGGGAGGCaaagctgcccctgctgctgcagccacccgtGGAGCTGCCTGTGTGCTCCGCAGCTCGATCGAAGGGACTTTTTAACCTTCCCTCTGGCAAAGTAGGCTTATACTGagagctctctctctctctctttttttttttttttccacttccagATCATTTACTTCTTGTATATGCTTTCCCTTCCAACTCTTGGATTATTTTGCAAAATCTACAGCTGGGTGTCACATTCCGATCGTGGTGTCATTGCTTCTCAGCACGCAGACAACACCGCTTGCTTTTACATCACTTTTCTTTGCTGCTACATTCCAGGTATTTCATTAGAGTTTTTATTGTTGTACTAAAACCAGTTCATTTCTTCATGCAGCTGGGACCCCTGAAATCCtgtgtattgatttttttcctctctctcttttgcgTGTAGTATTATTACATTTCAGTATGCCACACCCATTGGATCCCACTGAGACTGACTGGATAAAGAAgtagagaggagaaaaagagacagTTGGGGTTCTGTCGGTtggttgattttatttatttatttatttattttgtgtgtgtgtgtgtttttttgcttgttttcaacaGGATTTACCAAGAACTTGTTCACACCATTTTACTATTGGAAAGCAGCTTGTAGTTTTGTAGTAAAGGCTATTTTcaccagagaaataaaatgtttttggatgTGTATTGAAGTATGATTCTACTTTTGCATCAAAATACcctgttttctccttcataTCACTCTTCTTTAATCACAAGGGAAGTGGAAAATCATATGTGGTCTGAttgcaaaagacaaaaagcacgCACAGACAGatcaggtttgttttttgttatgttCTCATTAATCCACTCTATGAACTGTTTGTGTTGGCACATAAGTTAGGGTAGTGCAGGATAAATGTGGAAACACATCAGCTGAAGGTAGGATATTGACATACCTTTGCACACCTGACACAACTTTGTGTAACTGCCTGCAGAACACCAGAAGCAGTTCATTAGCCAGGCAAGGCTGTACATTGTGCCCAAATAAACAGACGCACTCATGGCGTGAAGTTTTCACAAACCAGAAAGCATGGTTTCCAGCTCGAGAGGCATTATGCCGAGGCATAGGCTTCGATAGTTCTGTATCCTGGTAGAGGCTCACTCTGTGATGCCAAGCAGCTTCTGATACAGGGTGCTACTGTGCACTGCCAGCAGTTTCTTCTATCCCTACCTCGTGGCCATtctgagcacagcagagctACTGCTGTACCTCCTGGGAAGCTGGATTTGCATGCTGGAAAAATGGGATCTCTGGCAATCATAACTGTTGTCAATGATCCTGAAAAAGTTTTGCTAATATATGAGCCATAGCAGATAATCCATCTGTTGGAATagattctatttatttatttttatttgaagatttTGTTGCTACTGCCATCAACTGGGTCAAAGCAATTTTCTTATTACTCATGGAGTCACGCTGCTAATTACTGTTACACTATTTTTATATTGTCACTTATACATTATTTGTTTACTGACTCTTCCGGTCAATAAGTCACACCTATTAGAGTGTTTTAATAGTGTTGAACTGCAGTATAGTGAAACTTCCAGTTGAACAGTATCCCATCCAACATACCACTGGATatgacattaaaaacaatatCCAGGGGAGCAACATGAATTAAATATTGTGTTTGCTCTTCAGGAGACTGCCTGATGCAATGTGCTGGTGCGCCTGATGTTGGCTTAGTACAGCTGATGTGGATTTTTCATCTAAACTGGCTAATTCTTCTCATATACATGTTATCCAGCTGTCACAAAACTTCATGCTATTAACATTTAAGTGAGGTGATATTTGCAGAAGTTATACGTAGAGTAATAGAAAGTATTACAGCAGTGTATTATTTATCTATATGTACCTACTGAATAGTTTATATGTAAATAGTTTGAACTGGAACAGAACCATCCTCTTGGTGTCCTGCGGCCCTGGGAAATGTTCTACTAAAATGAGCAGGATTGACACAGAAATGGGCTGTCAAAGTTCCAGTAGCTTCTGCAGCATTTATCCAGGCGATCATATAATCAGTtacttttaagaaatatatttctctttctgtagaGACCACATAAGAGGTTACAGCTGATTTGATGTATTTCTTAGGTCGTGAGGTGGTGATAGTGCTTGCATGTGAGTACTTTTTCCCATGCTCTATATTTAAATATGCTTCCTAAAATTTcatctgtgattttaaaatgcattttcactGAAGGACAGAAAGTAATCTTACAACCCTTGAAAAATCACATGAGATTGAAATGCTCAGGCTACAGCTGCTTCcattagaaaagagaaaaagatgtgaGGTGACAAACTATATGAAGTAAGGAATGCAAGTCAGGATTTCTGTTTCACAAGAACTgcagtaaaaggaaaatatctagTGAAATCAGgacaaaaaatctgaaaaataaatacttcaaggGGAGTTAGGTTGTCCAAATAATTGCCATTGTATACAGCTAAGAAAATATACTAGTAACAGATTGGAAGTTATTACAGATTATGACGATTGTTTACTTAGTTAATGGGACTCAAAATTccctttacattttaaaataatagtttatAGGACAGTGGAAATGTCATATTCACTCTTTCTAGtgtccctttcttctttctgaagcaCTTGGTAAGTGGTAGAAGGTGTATGCAAGAAatggcattttctttcttactggTGAATTTGTACATTGTGAATTGGAGCCGTGCAAGGGTAGggagaagcattttcttttcaaatatccTTGCTCAACTAAGGTTGCATGTGCTCAATGGTAGCTTTAattaagttgtttttaaatctgagGAATAGATTAATATAATTGAGGCAGATAGTTGCACTGAAGAACATTCtctcagaacaaaaatattatggGCAGTCTTGTTAAGTTGTTTGTAAAGGCCTGTTTTCTGGGTCTATGATTCAGTTTCCTTATGTGTAGAATGAGGATATTAGTCTGTATACACAGCAAGATGGTAACTTTTTGGACtaatttattctaaaatgtTGATGCAAAATGTTGGAATGGTCTAAAACAGGAATAAGTGCAAGGTATCCAGTTCCCCTGTGAGCAGGTGAAGGTGGTGGTTTTGAGAAAAACATGATAGTATGTTTGCCATTGACCAAACAGCtgcaaagctgtattttttaagtAACAGAAAAAGTTGCTCCGTTAACACTTTCTATTTAGTAAGAGCAATTATTTTTactgagaaattaaaaacaagcaaaaaaaatgacCTCCTACCTTGGACGAGGGTTGGTTTATGTACTCAGAACTTAGCTATTATGAAGATCTCTAGTAATGATGATGATTGTAGGAGTACTAGGGTGTGTAGGTATCTAAGGCAAGTCCTACAAAATCGGAATTCTACTGTGTTAAGCATGTTGCAATGTACATGACATATTCCTACCCCACTGAATTAATGAGCTAAGCAAGCAACTAATAAAGAATGGTGGAAGAAGTTATTTCTCCTATTGTTATAGATGGGAATGGAAGCAGGGTGATTTGGTGAAACTCTTATGTGAGGGTTGTGGTAGAGCTGGGGAACTGCACCTTTGTGTCTTATTTATCATCATCTTCATAAAAAGAACAGTCTTATTCCAGAATTTGTTTGGAAACAGTCAGTGGCTTTGTTCCCACATCTTAGAGGTTTGGCtggcttccttctctttcatgTCTTTCCGTCCTCTGTAGCTCCTCTTCAGAACCAACGCTTCCTGTTTACCAATGTTTTCTTCATCTCATGCTGCTGGGGATGTTGTTCCATAAACGGTAAGAGTTATAAAACATAACCTGGAGAGAGAGAGGTTTGAAatgatttgaaaatattctCCTGAACCagtttataatatttaataacataCTTCACGGTACAATCTCAAAACTATTTCTAGCATACAGAACAAAATTCAACTTTGATTTAagtgagcaattggctaacgggcagggcccaaagggttatagtaaatggggctgcgtcaggctggtgggcggtcaccagtggggtccctcaaggctccattttagggccggtacttttcaatatttttataaacgatctggatgtaggaatagaaggtattttgagcaagtttgctgatgacaccaaacttggaggagttgtggactctgttgagggtggaaaggccttgcagagggatctggataggttggagagctgggccatcaccaaccgcatgaagttcaataagagcaagtgctgggtcctgcacctgggacggggaaaccctggctgcacgtacagactgggcgatgagacgctggagagcagcctagaagagagggatctgggggtcgtggtagacagcaagttgaatatgagtcagcagtgtgccctggcagccaggagggccaaccgtgtcctggggtgcatcaagcacggcatcgctagtaggtcgagggaggtgattgtcccgctctactctgcgctggtgcggcctcacctcgagtactgtgt comes from Anas acuta chromosome 15, bAnaAcu1.1, whole genome shotgun sequence and encodes:
- the PLA2G10 gene encoding group 10 secretory phospholipase A2 isoform X2 codes for the protein MAPRPAPLLLLLLLLLAGEGTLGEARLRNKRGILELAGAIRCTTGRSPFAYLRYGCYCGLGGRGWPKDRVDWCCFNHDCCYGKAERAGCHPKIESYHWECEDNVAMCESIEEKCQKMACECDSQAAKCFSKAPYHTKYLLWPDVMCGEIQPVCRY
- the PLA2G10 gene encoding group 10 secretory phospholipase A2 isoform X1, giving the protein MAPRPAPLLLLLLLLLAVYRGTLGEARLRNKRGILELAGAIRCTTGRSPFAYLRYGCYCGLGGRGWPKDRVDWCCFNHDCCYGKAERAGCHPKIESYHWECEDNVAMCESIEEKCQKMACECDSQAAKCFSKAPYHTKYLLWPDVMCGEIQPVCRY